One genomic region from Flagellimonas oceani encodes:
- a CDS encoding BspA family leucine-rich repeat surface protein, translating to MNATIFQRGAFPLCIAIIFWSCGKDNDPQLPSEINHAPVMEEQSFTVSESLASNDVIGKIKADDEDGDSLTYNIISNDKSLFEITGSGTLSLAQGKTLDFETKTLHSIIVGVTDKKKSTEAEITIQVTNSNDLVPEFAQESYEFEVNEDIVETFIIGQAVAFDADNDGLTYKIEENDNTLFTIDESSGEIRLNEGQNLDFETTQEHVIMISVSDGSYSGMVPVTIIVKNVIDSLAEYSDTFITSWQVTKGMTLAIGVDPNYEYDFTIDWGDGTLEDKSFNNKTSVDHTYDNEGVFTVAIQGSFPALNMSNSTNIGRLSLIGIEQWGNIEWKTMETTFFACENMEYNATDSPNLSNVTSMLGMFNDCKKFNGAIGDWKTSSITLMKDTFRGATTFNQDIGTWETINVTTMSGMFADSEFNQDIGGWDTDNVTNMDYMFSGASLFNQDIGGWNTENVTSMIAMFQHAISFDKDIGSWVTENVVNMNAMFFGATSFNQNIGNWNTVNVTNMNGMFSNATLFNQSIGAWDTSSVVSMLSMFQNAVSFNQNIANWDVSNVISMYLMFSNATSFDQNLGSWNIQNIGGLGLSFISSGMSPQNYSATLLGWATLDQGELSIPQNIILRAQGLNFCNGTDGELARNTLIDTHNWTIYDEEGVDCQL from the coding sequence ATGAATGCTACTATTTTTCAAAGAGGTGCTTTTCCACTCTGTATTGCGATAATATTTTGGTCTTGCGGCAAAGACAATGACCCGCAGCTTCCAAGTGAGATCAACCATGCTCCTGTAATGGAAGAGCAGAGTTTCACAGTATCCGAGAGCTTAGCATCCAATGATGTAATAGGTAAAATAAAGGCGGATGATGAAGATGGGGATTCCCTTACATACAATATTATCTCCAATGATAAAAGCCTCTTCGAAATAACAGGGTCTGGAACTTTGAGCCTGGCTCAAGGTAAGACTCTTGATTTTGAAACCAAAACGCTACATTCTATAATTGTTGGTGTTACCGATAAAAAGAAAAGTACTGAAGCTGAAATTACAATTCAGGTAACCAATAGTAATGACCTTGTTCCCGAGTTTGCACAGGAATCATATGAATTTGAAGTAAATGAAGATATAGTTGAGACTTTCATCATAGGTCAGGCGGTTGCCTTTGATGCTGATAATGATGGTCTTACATATAAAATTGAGGAGAATGACAATACTCTTTTCACCATTGATGAAAGTTCGGGTGAAATACGGTTAAATGAGGGGCAAAATCTCGATTTTGAGACTACTCAGGAACATGTAATTATGATTAGTGTAAGTGATGGGAGTTACAGTGGTATGGTACCTGTCACAATTATAGTTAAAAATGTCATCGATTCTTTAGCCGAGTATTCGGATACCTTTATTACCTCTTGGCAGGTTACCAAAGGAATGACCTTGGCCATTGGTGTTGACCCTAATTACGAGTATGATTTTACAATAGATTGGGGCGATGGTACTCTTGAAGACAAAAGTTTTAATAATAAAACTTCCGTTGACCACACTTATGACAATGAAGGAGTTTTTACGGTAGCCATCCAAGGTAGTTTTCCTGCACTTAACATGTCCAATAGTACAAATATTGGTCGTTTAAGCCTTATTGGAATTGAGCAATGGGGAAATATCGAATGGAAAACGATGGAAACTACCTTTTTTGCATGCGAGAATATGGAATATAATGCAACGGATTCCCCAAACCTATCCAATGTAACCAGTATGCTCGGAATGTTTAATGACTGTAAAAAATTCAATGGAGCTATTGGTGATTGGAAAACTTCCAGTATAACCCTAATGAAGGACACGTTTAGAGGGGCAACTACTTTTAATCAGGATATTGGAACTTGGGAAACAATTAATGTCACAACTATGTCAGGAATGTTTGCTGATTCTGAATTCAACCAAGATATTGGAGGTTGGGATACCGATAATGTTACTAATATGGATTATATGTTTTCTGGTGCAAGTTTATTCAATCAGGACATAGGTGGATGGAATACTGAAAATGTAACATCTATGATAGCGATGTTCCAGCATGCAATCTCTTTTGACAAGGATATTGGAAGTTGGGTTACCGAAAATGTGGTGAATATGAATGCAATGTTTTTCGGGGCTACTTCCTTTAATCAAAATATCGGTAACTGGAATACGGTTAACGTGACCAATATGAATGGAATGTTTTCAAATGCTACTTTATTCAATCAAAGTATTGGGGCATGGGATACTAGCTCTGTGGTATCTATGCTCAGTATGTTTCAGAATGCTGTTTCTTTTAATCAAAATATTGCCAATTGGGATGTTAGCAATGTTATCTCCATGTATCTAATGTTCAGTAATGCTACGTCATTTGACCAAAACTTAGGCAGTTGGAATATTCAAAATATTGGTGGATTGGGTCTAAGCTTTATCTCTTCGGGAATGTCTCCTCAAAATTATAGTGCAACATTGTTAGGTTGGGCAACTCTTGATCAAGGAGAACTAAGTATACCACAAAACATCATTTTAAGAGCACAGGGTCTTAATTTTTGTAATGGAACTGATGGGGAATTAGCAAGAAATACTCTTATTGATACACATAATTGGACTATTTACGATGAAGAAGGAGTAGATTGCCAACTCTAA
- a CDS encoding sigma-70 family RNA polymerase sigma factor produces MRQLKITKQVTNRETASLDKYLQEIGKVDLITADEEVELAQRIKAGDQVALEKLTKANLRFVVSVAKQYQNQGLTLPDLINEGNLGLIKAAQRFDETRGFKFISYAVWWIRQSILQALAEQSRIVRLPLNKIGSINKINKTFAFLEQAHERPPSAEEIAKELDMTVEDVKQSLKNSGRHVSMDAPLIDGEDSNLYDVLRSGESPNPDKELLHDSLRTEIERALETLTPREADVIRLYFGLAGQHSMTLEEIGETFDLTRERVRQIKEKAIRRLKHTSRSKILKTYLG; encoded by the coding sequence ATGAGACAGTTAAAGATTACAAAACAGGTTACCAACAGGGAAACCGCATCGTTGGACAAGTATTTGCAGGAAATCGGCAAGGTGGATTTGATTACCGCCGATGAGGAAGTAGAGTTGGCACAGCGAATCAAAGCGGGAGATCAGGTAGCTCTTGAAAAATTAACTAAAGCCAACCTTAGGTTCGTGGTTTCTGTGGCTAAACAGTACCAAAACCAAGGGTTGACACTTCCTGATTTGATCAATGAAGGAAACTTGGGGCTGATCAAGGCAGCACAGCGTTTTGATGAGACCCGTGGATTTAAATTTATTTCCTACGCCGTTTGGTGGATTCGTCAATCCATTCTACAAGCCTTGGCAGAGCAGTCCCGTATTGTTCGTTTGCCATTGAACAAGATCGGTTCCATCAACAAGATCAACAAAACATTTGCTTTCTTGGAGCAAGCGCACGAGCGTCCACCATCCGCAGAGGAAATTGCCAAAGAATTGGACATGACGGTGGAAGATGTGAAGCAATCCTTGAAAAACTCAGGTCGCCACGTATCCATGGACGCACCCTTGATCGATGGCGAGGATTCCAACCTGTACGATGTATTGCGCAGTGGTGAGTCCCCTAACCCGGACAAGGAACTTTTGCACGATTCACTTCGTACCGAAATTGAACGTGCATTGGAAACCCTTACCCCTCGTGAAGCTGATGTTATCAGGCTTTACTTTGGTTTGGCGGGACAACATTCCATGACCTTGGAAGAAATCGGCGAAACTTTTGATCTTACCCGAGAAAGGGTTCGTCAAATCAAGGAAAAGGCAATCCGAAGGTTAAAGCACACCTCCAGAAGTAAGATTTTAAAGACATATTTGGGATAA
- a CDS encoding polyribonucleotide nucleotidyltransferase — translation MIPKTFKEVIDLGDGREISIETGKLAKQAHGSVVVQSGKCMLLCTVVSNYKASDVDFLPLTVDYREKFAAAGRYPGGFFKREARPSDGEVLTMRLVDRVLRPLFPKDYHSETQVMIQLMSHDEDVMPDAMAGLAASAAIQLSDFPFECAISEVRVGRVNGEFVINPTRAQLDESDIDMIIGASADSVMMVEGEMDEISEEEMVEAIKFAHEAIKVQCAAQEKLAEAFGKKEVREYEPENEDADLEKKVYDLTYDKVYAVAKAGSSKHERSAAFDAIKEEVKATFTEEELEEFGDLVSKYFYKAEKEAVRNLTLEEGLRLDGRKTTDIRPIWCEVDYLPSVHGSAIFTRGETQALATVTLGTSREANQIDMPSFEGEETFYLHYNFPPFSTGEARPIRGTSRREVGHGNLAQRALKGMIPADCPYTVRVVSEVLESNGSSSMATVCSGTMALMDAGVQLKKPVSGIAMGLITDMETGKYAVLSDILGDEDHLGDMDFKVTGTADGITACQMDIKVKGLSYEILVKALMQAKDGRLHILGKLTETIEAPRPEVKSYAPKIVTRVIPGEYIGALIGKGGEVIQELQKTTKTTIVINEDPDTEEGIVEILGTDQNGIDAVLAKIDSLMFKPEVGSVYEVKVIKMLDFGAVVEYTEAPGNEVLLHVSELAWERTENVSDVVNMGDVFDVKYFGLDPRTKKEKVSRKALLPKPEGYQERPPRNDRGGDRGDRRGGGDRRGGNRDRKPRRD, via the coding sequence ATGATTCCAAAGACATTCAAAGAGGTCATAGACCTCGGTGACGGTAGAGAGATTTCTATCGAAACCGGAAAACTGGCAAAGCAGGCCCATGGCTCTGTTGTTGTCCAATCTGGCAAGTGTATGCTATTGTGTACGGTTGTCTCCAATTACAAAGCTTCGGACGTGGACTTTTTGCCACTTACCGTAGATTACCGCGAAAAATTTGCTGCTGCAGGACGTTACCCTGGAGGTTTCTTTAAAAGAGAGGCCAGACCCAGTGATGGCGAAGTATTGACCATGCGTTTGGTGGATAGGGTACTTCGCCCATTGTTCCCAAAAGATTATCATTCTGAAACACAGGTAATGATTCAGTTGATGTCGCACGACGAAGATGTGATGCCCGACGCTATGGCCGGATTGGCTGCTTCTGCTGCCATTCAACTTTCGGACTTTCCGTTCGAATGTGCCATTTCAGAAGTTCGTGTTGGTAGGGTAAATGGTGAATTCGTCATCAACCCGACCAGAGCTCAACTTGATGAGTCCGACATAGACATGATCATTGGTGCCTCTGCGGATTCTGTGATGATGGTAGAAGGTGAAATGGATGAAATTTCCGAAGAGGAAATGGTAGAAGCCATCAAATTTGCACACGAGGCCATTAAGGTACAATGTGCAGCGCAGGAAAAATTGGCCGAAGCATTCGGAAAAAAAGAAGTTCGTGAATACGAGCCGGAAAACGAAGATGCCGATCTTGAAAAGAAGGTATACGATCTTACGTATGATAAAGTGTATGCCGTAGCAAAAGCTGGTTCGTCCAAACATGAGCGCAGTGCTGCCTTTGATGCCATTAAAGAAGAAGTGAAGGCCACTTTTACAGAAGAGGAACTGGAGGAGTTTGGAGATTTGGTTTCCAAATACTTCTACAAGGCCGAAAAAGAGGCGGTCAGAAACCTTACGCTAGAGGAAGGACTTCGTTTGGACGGTCGTAAGACTACCGACATCCGTCCCATCTGGTGCGAGGTGGATTATTTGCCATCCGTACATGGTTCTGCCATTTTTACCCGTGGTGAAACACAGGCATTGGCAACCGTTACCTTGGGTACTTCCAGAGAGGCCAATCAAATAGATATGCCATCTTTTGAAGGTGAGGAAACATTCTATCTGCATTATAACTTCCCTCCTTTCTCCACTGGTGAAGCACGACCTATTCGTGGTACATCCCGTAGAGAGGTAGGACACGGTAACTTGGCACAACGTGCCCTTAAAGGAATGATTCCTGCCGATTGTCCATATACAGTTCGTGTCGTTTCCGAAGTGTTGGAGTCCAATGGATCTTCTTCCATGGCTACGGTATGTTCCGGAACTATGGCATTGATGGATGCTGGTGTTCAGTTGAAAAAGCCTGTTTCCGGTATCGCCATGGGATTGATTACCGATATGGAAACTGGCAAATACGCCGTACTATCCGACATCTTAGGTGATGAAGATCACTTGGGAGACATGGACTTTAAGGTGACCGGTACTGCAGATGGTATCACAGCTTGCCAAATGGACATTAAGGTAAAAGGACTTTCATACGAAATCTTGGTGAAAGCTTTAATGCAAGCCAAAGATGGCAGATTGCACATTTTGGGCAAACTTACTGAGACCATTGAAGCTCCTAGACCAGAAGTGAAGTCTTACGCACCAAAAATCGTTACCAGAGTTATTCCTGGGGAATATATTGGAGCATTGATCGGTAAAGGTGGCGAGGTGATCCAAGAACTTCAAAAAACAACCAAGACTACCATTGTAATCAATGAGGACCCTGATACCGAAGAAGGTATTGTGGAAATCCTGGGTACAGATCAGAATGGTATCGATGCCGTATTGGCAAAAATCGATTCGTTGATGTTCAAACCTGAGGTTGGAAGTGTTTATGAAGTGAAGGTCATCAAGATGCTTGACTTTGGCGCTGTGGTAGAATATACCGAAGCCCCAGGGAACGAAGTATTGCTCCACGTATCCGAATTGGCATGGGAACGCACCGAAAACGTGTCCGATGTGGTAAACATGGGCGATGTTTTTGATGTAAAATACTTCGGTCTTGATCCAAGGACCAAAAAGGAAAAGGTATCAAGAAAAGCCTTGTTGCCCAAACCTGAAGGATACCAAGAGCGTCCACCGCGCAACGATAGAGGCGGTGACCGTGGTGATCGTAGAGGTGGTGGCGACCGCAGAGGCGGCAACCGAGATAGAAAGCCAAGAAGGGATTAG
- the rpsO gene encoding 30S ribosomal protein S15 yields MYLTKEVKAEIFKKHGGSESNTGSTEGQIALFTHRINHLTEHLKRNHKDYNTERSLVALVGKRRSLLDYLKKKDIAKYRTLIKELGIRK; encoded by the coding sequence ATGTATTTAACAAAAGAAGTAAAGGCCGAGATTTTCAAGAAACACGGCGGCTCTGAGAGCAACACCGGTTCTACGGAAGGACAAATCGCTTTGTTCACGCACCGTATCAACCATTTGACAGAACACCTTAAGAGAAACCACAAAGATTACAACACCGAGCGTTCTTTGGTAGCGTTGGTAGGTAAAAGACGTAGTCTTTTGGATTATCTAAAGAAAAAAGATATTGCAAAATACCGTACCTTGATCAAGGAATTAGGTATTAGAAAATAA
- the accD gene encoding acetyl-CoA carboxylase, carboxyltransferase subunit beta — translation MSSWFKRKEKGIQTATEEKKDTPKGLWYKSPTGKIVEAEDLAKNFYVSPEDDYHVRIGSKEYFEILFDDNKFRELDTKMTAKDPLKFEDTKKYSDRLKAAQQKTGLKDAVRTAVGKSEGKDIVVACMDFAFIGGSMGSVVGEKISRAIDVAKRKKIPFVMISKSGGARMMEAALSLMQLAKTSAKLAQLADAKIPYISLCTDPTTGGTTASYAMLGDINIAEPGALIGFAGPRVVKDTTGKDLPDGFQTSEFLKEHGFLDFITHRRDLKKKINLYIDLITNQPVRN, via the coding sequence ATGTCGTCTTGGTTTAAAAGAAAGGAAAAAGGAATACAGACCGCCACGGAGGAAAAAAAGGACACCCCCAAGGGACTTTGGTACAAATCCCCTACCGGTAAGATTGTCGAGGCCGAAGATCTGGCCAAAAACTTTTATGTAAGTCCAGAAGATGATTATCACGTACGAATAGGAAGCAAAGAATATTTTGAGATTCTTTTTGATGACAACAAGTTCCGTGAGCTTGACACAAAAATGACCGCCAAGGACCCTTTGAAGTTCGAGGATACCAAAAAATATTCCGATCGTTTAAAAGCAGCCCAGCAAAAAACAGGATTAAAAGACGCTGTTCGAACAGCCGTGGGAAAATCCGAGGGCAAGGATATTGTTGTGGCCTGTATGGATTTTGCTTTTATCGGAGGATCGATGGGAAGTGTGGTAGGTGAAAAAATTTCACGCGCGATAGATGTTGCCAAAAGAAAGAAGATTCCATTTGTGATGATCTCCAAATCCGGGGGAGCCCGTATGATGGAAGCCGCACTATCTTTGATGCAGTTGGCGAAAACATCAGCCAAGCTGGCCCAATTGGCCGATGCAAAAATACCTTACATTTCATTGTGTACCGACCCAACTACCGGAGGAACAACAGCCTCTTATGCCATGTTGGGAGACATCAACATTGCGGAACCAGGAGCACTTATCGGTTTTGCAGGACCAAGGGTTGTAAAGGATACTACAGGAAAAGACCTTCCGGATGGTTTCCAAACTTCCGAGTTCTTGAAAGAACATGGGTTTTTGGATTTCATTACCCACCGCAGGGATTTGAAAAAGAAAATCAATCTGTATATCGATTTGATTACCAATCAACCTGTAAGAAATTAA
- the fbaA gene encoding class II fructose-bisphosphate aldolase: protein MSHNIKPGVATGDEVQAIFNHAKENGYALPAVNVIGSDSINAVMETAATLNSPVIIQFSNGGAQFNAGKGLSNEDQKAAILGGVAGAKHVHQLAEAYGATVILHTDHCAKKLLPWIDGLLDASEKHYKETGKSLFSSHMIDLSEEPIEENIETCKKYLERMSKMDMTLEIELGITGGEEDGVDNTDVDDSKLYTQPEEVAYAYEELSKVSPRFTIAAAFGNVHGVYKPGNVKLTPKILKNSQEFITEKYGVEHNHIDFVFHGGSGSTVEEIREAIGYGVIKMNIDTDLQYAFLEGVRDYIQGKRDYLQAQIGNPDGDDQPNKKHYDPRVWLREGEKTFIARLKKAFEDLNNVNTL from the coding sequence ATGTCCCACAATATCAAGCCCGGTGTCGCTACCGGTGATGAAGTACAGGCAATTTTCAACCACGCAAAAGAAAACGGATACGCACTCCCTGCGGTAAATGTGATCGGTTCCGATAGCATCAACGCCGTTATGGAAACCGCTGCCACATTGAACTCTCCCGTTATCATCCAATTCTCTAACGGAGGTGCCCAGTTCAACGCAGGTAAAGGATTATCCAACGAAGACCAAAAAGCCGCAATTCTGGGAGGAGTAGCCGGAGCAAAACACGTACATCAATTGGCCGAAGCTTACGGTGCCACCGTAATCCTTCACACCGACCACTGCGCCAAAAAATTATTGCCTTGGATCGATGGGCTTTTGGACGCCAGCGAAAAACATTATAAAGAAACTGGCAAATCATTGTTCAGTTCGCACATGATCGACCTTTCCGAAGAGCCGATCGAAGAAAACATTGAAACCTGCAAGAAATATCTTGAGCGCATGAGCAAAATGGATATGACCTTGGAAATAGAGTTGGGAATTACCGGAGGTGAAGAAGACGGTGTGGACAATACCGATGTGGACGATTCCAAATTGTACACCCAACCAGAAGAAGTGGCCTACGCTTACGAAGAACTTTCCAAAGTAAGCCCAAGATTCACCATTGCCGCCGCATTCGGTAACGTACACGGTGTTTACAAGCCAGGAAACGTAAAACTGACTCCAAAAATCCTAAAGAACTCCCAAGAGTTCATCACCGAAAAATACGGAGTGGAGCACAACCATATCGATTTTGTATTTCACGGAGGTTCCGGTTCCACTGTGGAAGAGATCAGGGAAGCCATCGGTTACGGCGTAATCAAAATGAACATCGATACCGATTTGCAATACGCATTCTTGGAAGGTGTTCGCGATTATATCCAAGGAAAGAGGGATTACCTTCAAGCGCAGATCGGTAATCCTGATGGTGATGACCAACCCAACAAAAAACACTACGATCCACGTGTATGGCTTCGAGAAGGGGAAAAAACCTTTATTGCCCGTCTTAAAAAGGCATTCGAGGACCTGAACAACGTAAACACTTTGTAA
- a CDS encoding BamA/TamA family outer membrane protein, with the protein MSGYFGVRGNWAKIGLLLLLLGIFGCNTLKKVGEDELLLTKNTILVDGEKVASSEIKGLISQKPNSSVLGYPLKLNLYNLAKENPDSSFQDWLNRKEKREKRLNNLLSEKQVNRLRESFLVKGYSEFLKRIGEPPAIIDTAKTNKSIDRLRSYYNTKGYFNNTGEYEIVQGKKAKKAEIEYRVTLNKPYIVDTIQKNITSPELDSIYNQSVRWSFVRQGQQFDLSNFTLERERLTALFRNSGVYNFQESSINYSILRDTTLASDDQLMDVELNIKKFRSTNDSTDTNMPYKVARHKEINIYADYDINGNTDSLKSLQHENYNIYYSGKLRYRPKALTDAIFFEKDSVYRDLDRIRSYRQITNLNTFKYPNIEFLPDSTQTQLETNIYLAAKPKYSLNLNFDITHSNIQQVGTAFSASVITRNVFGGAETLNVSARGSVGLLSDASLSNETFTSELGGDVNIIFPRIWLPFNTENIIPYYMLPQTRLSAGTNFQKNIGLDKQSLNSMLSFNWSPSERLKNNIELLNVEFVRNVNPDNFYNVYRNTFSNLNRVADNFQDDPQYAQYFRPLENEDDEPVLDIPTGANDFVRNILNDSIPVSPDDKELVNSIEERRRRLTENNLIFATNFTHTKNSKSGINDLDFYQYRIKVESAGAMLSLLTNIIPFNKNPNGQHLVFSVPYSQYVKTEFDYIRHWEIGGSQVIAFRSFSGLAVPYGNSDNIPFVRSYFAGGSNDNRAWNAYELGPGSTDNINDFNEANLKLAMNLEYRFPIAGDVKGALFADAGNIWNVFDSETNPDAVFTGLSSLGDIALGTGVGLRYDFTYFVFRLDVGFKAYNPAKVGSDRWFDGYNFKQAVFNIGINYPF; encoded by the coding sequence ATGAGTGGTTATTTTGGTGTAAGGGGCAACTGGGCAAAAATAGGATTATTGTTGCTTTTGCTCGGTATTTTTGGCTGCAATACCTTAAAAAAGGTCGGGGAGGATGAATTATTGCTCACCAAGAACACCATTTTGGTAGATGGGGAGAAAGTCGCAAGCAGTGAAATCAAAGGCCTGATCAGCCAAAAACCCAATAGCAGCGTACTTGGCTATCCCTTAAAATTGAATCTTTACAATCTGGCCAAGGAAAATCCCGATTCCTCTTTTCAAGACTGGTTAAACCGAAAGGAGAAAAGGGAAAAACGACTGAACAATCTGCTATCCGAAAAACAGGTGAACAGATTACGGGAATCTTTTTTGGTGAAAGGTTACAGCGAATTCCTAAAAAGAATCGGAGAGCCTCCTGCCATAATTGATACGGCAAAAACCAATAAATCCATAGACAGGCTCCGTTCCTACTACAATACCAAGGGATACTTTAACAATACCGGGGAGTATGAGATTGTCCAGGGCAAAAAAGCAAAAAAGGCGGAAATAGAGTACCGCGTAACCTTGAACAAGCCCTACATTGTAGATACGATACAAAAAAACATCACCTCTCCGGAACTGGATTCCATTTATAATCAATCGGTAAGATGGAGTTTCGTAAGGCAAGGGCAACAATTCGATTTGAGCAATTTTACCTTGGAACGGGAGCGCCTCACCGCCCTTTTTAGGAATTCGGGCGTATATAACTTTCAGGAAAGCTCGATCAACTACAGTATTCTCAGGGATACCACACTTGCTTCGGACGATCAGTTGATGGATGTTGAACTGAACATCAAAAAATTTCGAAGCACAAATGACAGTACCGATACCAACATGCCCTATAAAGTGGCACGGCACAAGGAAATCAACATTTATGCGGATTACGATATCAATGGAAACACAGATTCCCTAAAAAGTCTGCAGCACGAGAACTACAATATCTACTACAGCGGAAAGCTCAGGTACAGGCCAAAGGCGCTCACCGATGCCATTTTCTTTGAAAAGGACAGTGTTTACCGCGATTTGGACCGAATACGCAGCTACAGGCAGATTACCAACCTTAATACGTTCAAGTATCCCAACATAGAGTTTTTGCCTGATTCCACCCAAACACAACTGGAAACAAACATTTATTTGGCGGCCAAGCCGAAATATTCCCTTAATCTGAATTTTGACATTACCCACTCAAACATTCAACAAGTGGGAACGGCCTTTAGCGCTTCGGTGATCACAAGGAACGTTTTTGGAGGCGCAGAGACCTTGAACGTCTCGGCAAGGGGGTCCGTTGGTTTGTTGAGCGACGCTTCGTTGTCCAACGAAACGTTTACTTCAGAGTTGGGCGGGGATGTAAATATTATTTTCCCGCGGATTTGGCTCCCGTTCAATACAGAAAATATAATCCCATATTACATGTTGCCGCAGACCAGGCTTTCCGCAGGTACCAACTTTCAGAAAAACATAGGTTTGGACAAACAATCCTTAAACTCCATGCTATCCTTTAACTGGTCACCTTCGGAACGGTTAAAAAATAACATTGAGCTGCTCAACGTGGAATTTGTAAGAAACGTAAATCCGGATAACTTTTACAACGTTTATAGAAATACGTTTTCCAACCTGAACAGGGTTGCCGACAATTTTCAGGACGACCCCCAATATGCGCAATACTTTAGACCATTGGAAAATGAGGATGACGAGCCGGTATTGGACATTCCGACCGGGGCAAATGATTTTGTTCGCAATATATTGAACGATTCCATTCCTGTAAGCCCAGACGACAAGGAGTTGGTGAACAGCATCGAGGAAAGGCGCAGAAGGTTAACGGAGAACAACCTTATCTTCGCAACCAATTTCACCCACACCAAAAACAGTAAATCGGGCATAAACGACCTCGATTTTTATCAGTACCGTATAAAAGTAGAAAGTGCAGGGGCCATGCTTTCGCTTCTTACCAACATAATACCCTTCAATAAAAACCCCAACGGTCAACATCTGGTGTTCAGCGTTCCCTATTCCCAATATGTAAAAACCGAGTTCGATTATATTAGGCACTGGGAAATTGGAGGTTCGCAAGTAATCGCCTTTAGGAGTTTCTCCGGTCTGGCCGTCCCATATGGCAATTCGGACAACATACCCTTTGTTCGCAGTTATTTTGCAGGGGGCTCCAACGATAACCGTGCATGGAACGCATACGAGCTTGGACCGGGAAGCACGGACAACATCAACGACTTTAACGAAGCCAACCTAAAACTCGCCATGAACCTAGAATACAGGTTTCCGATCGCAGGTGATGTAAAAGGAGCATTATTTGCGGACGCCGGCAATATTTGGAATGTTTTTGACAGTGAAACCAATCCCGATGCAGTCTTTACAGGGCTCTCCTCCTTGGGCGACATTGCGCTGGGCACCGGGGTAGGCCTACGATACGATTTTACCTATTTTGTTTTTAGGTTGGATGTGGGGTTCAAGGCCTATAATCCTGCCAAAGTTGGTTCCGACAGATGGTTCGACGGCTACAACTTCAAACAGGCCGTCTTCAACATCGGGATCAATTATCCTTTCTAG
- a CDS encoding TrmH family RNA methyltransferase — MVTKNQIKLVVSLKQKKYRSQHRLFVVEGEKLVNELLGAGLRPYQIFVSDTNLLEEFDQAELVAAKTLKQMSSLTHPSGVLAVFNMMAPEEGHTADWTLVLDAVRDPGNLGTIIRLCDWFGIERLVCSKDTVDCYNPKVLQATMGSIARVGIVYTDLESFLSETDVPVYGAYMDGEPVYGSNLPEKGILVMGNEANGVSSEVGKFITHKITIPQFGATTAESLNVATATAILLNEIRRR; from the coding sequence ATGGTTACAAAAAACCAAATCAAACTAGTTGTTAGCCTAAAGCAAAAAAAGTACCGATCTCAACATCGGCTATTTGTTGTAGAGGGTGAAAAGTTGGTCAATGAATTGCTTGGAGCAGGATTGAGGCCCTATCAAATTTTTGTGTCAGATACCAATTTGCTCGAAGAATTCGACCAGGCCGAGCTGGTTGCCGCCAAAACGCTTAAGCAAATGAGCAGCTTGACACATCCTAGTGGCGTACTCGCTGTTTTTAATATGATGGCTCCCGAAGAGGGGCATACTGCGGATTGGACCTTGGTATTGGATGCCGTTAGGGACCCGGGCAATCTGGGAACCATCATCCGGCTTTGTGATTGGTTCGGGATAGAACGATTGGTGTGCTCTAAAGATACCGTGGACTGTTATAACCCTAAAGTGTTACAGGCCACTATGGGCTCCATTGCAAGGGTGGGTATTGTATATACTGATTTGGAGTCTTTCTTGAGTGAAACAGATGTACCGGTGTACGGTGCTTACATGGACGGCGAACCGGTCTATGGTTCCAACCTACCTGAAAAAGGGATTTTGGTAATGGGCAACGAGGCCAATGGCGTTTCTTCCGAGGTGGGGAAATTCATCACGCATAAAATTACCATTCCCCAATTTGGTGCCACTACGGCGGAAAGCTTGAATGTGGCCACGGCCACCGCAATCCTTCTGAACGAAATTCGTAGAAGGTAG